The sequence GGGGGATGGCATTATCCAAATCTGGCATTACCCATTatgccctttttttttcctctctgctttatgCTTACTTGGTCTAATCATAACAGCCAAATGAAATATTCTAACTTTCAGCTTCATTTGTCTGTTCTATTCATCCACAAATTTTACTCTGAGCcttttgaatgtatttgttGCTGACAGATGTGTTTACACTTAGGCTGGAGCAGCAGGAACGGGAGcgacaggagagagaaagacaggagcGGGAGCggcaggaaagagagagactggaaagagaaagacaagctGCTGCAGGTCAGGAAACACCTGGGCTGGTCAACATAACTGCACTTAACTACAATACAGTTCAGTATTAGCAGTACCTTACATTTCACTGGACTTCTTCTTAAGGGAACTAAGTGATAACCATTTCTTAAGTCCCCACACACTGCAATAACAGAGGCCTTGGTTaaaattttgactgtataatGCCAATTTCAAGGCATGTCAGCCTAATAAATCATAGTGCTGGGAtgtaaatagaataaatatatatgcaaGCGAAGTTGTATTATCAACAACATAAAAGCACAGCTTTGACATGTTTTAACCTTATTTTAAATTGTTGCGTCGGCCAGTGTTTTCTGCATCATTTCCTTACATTGGTACGTAAATGTACACCGTAGCTACAGTCACATTGTGGCAGTTTGGTCCTGAATTTCTAATATTATTAGAATTTTAACACATACTGTCCTTGGGGACCAAAAATCTAAATCGGCCATCTTGCATTATGATTTAAGATCACTGTTTTGGATTGTAGACTAACGATTTCCACACCTCCACCACAATTGTCAGCTGTATTAACACGACAGTGCACCTGCATCATCTGTCTTCAGCACATTGATTTTGGTTAATAGTTTGGTATAGGTCACCGATGGTCTCCTGTTGTTTTGTAGTCACTATTCCTCCAGCCCCACCATTAGCCCCTGGAGGACCCGCTCCTCCACCagcccctcctccaccccccgGCCCTCCTCCAGCTGTTGGTATTCCTCCCCCGCCAGGGCCACCTCCCTCAGGACCTCCGCCTGCCCCACCTTTGCCTGCTGcgggaggaggtggaggtggtggaccTGGTGGAGGGGGTTTGGCGGCCGCCCTAGCAGGAGCTAAGCTTCGCAGAGTATCCAAGGTGAGTATTCATACTAGGGGGGTAGTCCTGTTACTTTGTACTATAGTTGGATCCTTGTGCTTTTCTGGTAATGCCAATGGAAATATGATGATGGAGTCTTGTTTCCACATCCATCAGTGGTTTCTAAGTCATCATGCTTGCACTGTGTCTACTTTAATCTTTTGTATCCCTCTGCTATCTGCTGCCCTCAGCAGGAGGATGCAGCCCCTACATCTGCAATAGGCAGAGCTGACTCCAGCCGCAGCAGCAACTCCTCTattggaggagggggaggtgatCTCATGGGTGAAATGAGTGCCATCTTGGCACGAAGGTGGGTGACATCACTAGTTTAAGATGGATAAAAAATACAATGCCTAAACTCAGTGAAACAATTAAACTTACTACTTACTCTGGTTTTGTAGAAGGTAGCCATTTATATCCTTTCTCCTGTGATTAATCATCATATTTAAAAAGTATTGTGTAACTGCATAAAATTCCCAGTGTATTTAACTGGTAAAACTTAAACTGACTCCTTGTTACATCAGGAGAAAAGCTGCAGACACTGGAGAGAAGCCACCTGTGAAGACACAAGACAATGTAAGGGTGTTTTGTAAGACTTTTAATGCTGCAGAGATTACAAACATGCTTTCATATCGGTCATGACAATGTAGCTGATTGATAGTTccaaataaaattgaaatggCAACAGACTGAGGATGACTCACGCGTAACAAAAGGTCTCTGCCTTTTCTGTACAGGATGATTCAGAGCCTCAAGGTCAAAGTGGTGAGAACTGAACATTTTTATCTGTAGCCTGCCACCcacattaattttaatattcattttacaTAACACACAGGGTGTATGctaacagcttttgtttttatacattcTCCTTTTCAGACACCCTTAGAAGACCTTGGGAGAAATCGTCTATGACCAGGTAATCCAGGATTTAGTTCGTGCCACATTGGCATCATCAGTAAATCTTAaatcccccaccccccatgCCCCAGGTGTTTGGTGTCTCGTGTTTGAACTCACCCAAGAGTAGTTTTCATCAGTGCGATTGTGgttgtgtgaacgtgtgtgcttttgtgtgtgaatgttttccatttccattctaagaggagggtgtgtgtgtctcactaACAGGAATAACTCCATCACCAAGAGCATGGATTCCACTTCCTCATTGTCCCAAGGTTCCAGGTATACATGCTGTCCTGCTCACTCATGACCTTAGTCCCCCTtggttttctttcctcttcaggtTAGCGCAGCATCACTGCAACCTACCTACTGGGGTAGCATGTTTTACAACTGATAGCACCATCTAATGGATCACAGAATGACATGCACCCAAGGGACTTGAAGGTGGCCCTGCTGAGTGTTACCTCTGAAAACTGTATAATAAAACTGAAGCCTGACAGTGTGATCAGTGCTTATTTTCATATGTCAATTCTGAGCACTGGGGGTTGATGCTGTCCTCTTGTGGTAAACTTAACCACACTCTTTTTTTATAGCTGTCTTCCATGGCTTGTCTTGTCTGTATGCTGTAGCTGAGGGATCTGTATGAAACTGTAGTGGTTAAAAGGTGGATAAATTCTGATCAAATGTAATACAAAGTCAAATCGCATACATTTCCTGCAAACAAGAAATGTAAGCAAAGTAAATTATTTTGTACAGAATTCCAACTTTGGGTGTGAGGACTTTTCTGCAACTTTTTATCCACTATTTCTTCATCCCTCTGGTGCTAGGGTTATTGTACTGGTGGCCAGTCAATGCAGTGCCATGGACCTTCTTGCCTTACTgtgaaacatgaacataaactctttgtctgtatttgtgtgtgtcttgccTTGTTACAGGGCAAAGCCTGCTGCCAACAGTAATGATGCAGGTGGAAATGATGACTCGGAtttagagaaaatgaaacaggtGACTTTCTCACCAGCATCTAATATTTAATCATTCTTAAAAATTTTATCTAAAACAACGTGTTACTGGCTAAGATAATTGTATTGTGTGTGGAATAATTAGTTGTTGACATCTGCCATTGAAAAACCTGTGTTGGTCTGTCACTGCTGGTGCTAAATTAAAGAATTAAaccactgtgtcactgtgactgactgtctgtttgTCAATCATCATTCTATAGGAGATcctggaggaggtgaggaaagaACTACAAAAAGTCAAGGAGGAAATTATTGGAGGTGAGAATACTTGTTGCTACCTAAAGATTTAAATTTTGCttcaatatacagtatttgggatattgaatgttttttttttctcctctcccctttCACAGCCTTTATTCAGGAGTTGCAAAAGAGAAGCACATAGTTCTGTTGAGTGTCAGGTGTAACAGAGGGATGTGATAGATGGAGTTGGTTGAGGCCCTGTTGGGACCTCTCCTCCACTGTGCCCTCCCATGTAGCCCAGGgatttctcatattttctcctactcattttctctttttctcttacacaaacacatgtgagCATACTTGCTTACGTGTACATAATGCATATTCACTTCATGTAAATGGTAACCCAGGGAACCTCTTCACATCGCCTTCCGGCACTTTTGATGATCGCTCAAGAATATTGCGAAGGTGATCGCATCTATCCCCTGCTCATCCATCCCGTCCCCTTTTGTCCTTCATGTGTTCTGTTCATCTGATCCAATTCAGAGCACATAGCTGCAGCCACAGTTGCTCTTCCAGTTCGCCATCATGTACACTCTCCAATAACCCTTTTTTCTGCAGATAACCTGCTACTTGTGTCTTCTCCCTTCTGCTATCAACACATGATATACTGACAGAGCAGTCTTCAGTATTCAGGGACAACATATTAGTCACATTTTTACTGTAATAGCAAGATGCTGGCATGCTGGgatcctttttttctctctttgtgagTTGGCAAACACTTACTCAACCTCAAACACTGCTACAGATGGTTCAGTTCAGACATCTGCTAGTAAACTATTGTCTCTAATGGTAGTTTGAGGTAGAAAAACAACAATTGAGGATTGATCAGAAACCCTTAATCCCTGACTACTGCAGTGTCTCTCCCTCAAGTGGACTTTCAGCTCCCAGCAGTGGCTAAGAGTGAAAACGGCACAACACAAGCCTCCGCTGCTGCAAGACACAGAGGTTGGAGGAAGAGGACACAAGCAAAGGGAAGCTGATGGACAACCTGAGTGCTGTGATAGAAGAGTGTGTTGTAGTTTTATGATATGTGAGAAATTTATTctctttgcattgcacttgttCCAGAGGAAGTTTGTCTGCGCCACACTGCCTTGACAGACTATTCCCTCTCACTCAGAATGAGATATTTGTTGGCCAGTGTAGTGGTCCTACACTGTGCTTCAgctaggtttttttttttttttttcttctattctAGCTATGTTTTCTAACTTTGAAACATGAATATGGCCATTATGAGGTCAATTAATTTGGCCATGACCAACTGCCTTgagaataaatatataaatatatatatataaggaaaatatatatttgttttgaGGGAAAATGTaagcaaaaatgaaatggtGTTTCTATTTTAATTGAAATGACTGGTGAATGgggattttgttttcctttttttcaatgATTGTTTTCttatgaaatgttattttgggtttactgtttcttttttctaatAGAGTCTAGGctttttacactgaaatattAAGAAAACAGCTTAGAGACACTGGATTAGAAATGCCTTTATAGTCGAATACAGCTGCTTCTTGAAATGCATTATTTTGTCTTGAGTCATCATTGTCATCCTGTTGTAAGATTGCTTTGAATTCAGACTAATGGAATTTTATGAGCTATAGGGCTATATTACCCTCACTTCCTTAGGCTGAAATCAAAACTCATCTGTTTTGTACAAGCATTTGAATTAGACCCTGGTTTAGAAATGTTGCCCCATCTGAAATTTTTCAGGTGTGATTCGTGACTAAATTATAGCTTCAAGACAATTTGTACAGACTGTCTGAACCATCATATTGGACATTTTAATGGTACGGTTTTACTAAATTTGtttacatgtatgtattttcCAAGCTGTATTATTTTCCTTGATGGGTAAATACTTGGACTAGAGCTTTGCCAATATACTGCCataggtttaaaaaaaagcagtttacGGAACTGACGTAATAATTAATTATTGGTTTTATAGAGTATAGACTGTAATCTTTGAAGCTACAAAGAgtagaaacacagacaaatttaattattttgcgTGAACGCGGAGGGGGGTTTAGGCATAAAAGTTGCTCATATCCATCCTAAGCTTAGGACTGGAGCCAGTGTCCTTCCAGAGCTCCCTAGATGCTTCCGGATTGGGAAGCCTCAGAGCCGTTTCCGCCGCCATTGCGGATTTTGGACAGATCAGCCAGACCCACTGCTATCCATCGATGCAGTGCAGAAAGCACACGTAGAAGGGGGACGTATTTAACATTTCTTCTGACAGCAAATTTCGGGAACAAGATTAACAACTCTACATACTATATTCCAtcgtgtttttttgtttttcactgactgGTTCCGACCTACACATATAGTGAGGAGGTCGTAGCTAGCGCGGTGCTACTGCCTAGCTAGCTAGCTGTAAGGCTAGAATTTCAGGACTCCGGAGAAGCTCAAGGAAACCACCATGGCTCAAATCCTGCCTATCCGCTTCCAGGAGCACCTGCAGGTATGTGTGCACACCTGATAGCTTTGGAAACTCCAGCGTTTTCATTATGTGTTGATATCTCTGCTTAACCGTCGTTTGACAGCTTGCTAACTGAGCTACCATTAAACGTCAATACCCGCAGCAAATGAATGACCTCCCCTCCCCCGTTAGCCTTCAGATAGCAGCTAGTTTTTCAGGCTAGCAGCTCTCATTCATTGCACGGATGGTGTTGCCTTGTCGACTCAACGTTAGCCGACGGTAGCTGACAATGACGAACCCGGGGAGAAACTAGTTAACCTCAAACACTTTTGATGACCTTCAGTGACCAGCTTTTGCGTTACTGATGTATACAAGGCCAACGTTACATTTAGGTCAGCTGATATCTATTGCATTATGACATTAGCTTCGTTCCAATTTGTGTCGTGAGGGATGTTGGAATCACGTCATCTAATTGTAGTTTTCTAAGACGTTCAGTCGTCGACCTGGCTAACATCTAAGTTTATCGCCGAGATGGCTGTTTTCAAGCAGCCAAAATATTATTACACGGGCCCCCGATGATGGCCAACTGTAAAACCGTGGtcagctgcagtctgactgaACCCATGTCATCTTCCGCCATGTAGTAATTGGGTTATGTTACACGA comes from Scatophagus argus isolate fScaArg1 chromosome 5, fScaArg1.pri, whole genome shotgun sequence and encodes:
- the vaspb gene encoding vasodilator-stimulated phosphoprotein isoform X1: MSESSICQARATVMIYDDGNKKWLPAGAGPQAFSRVQIYHNPTNNAFRIVGRKMQTDQQVVINCPIVRGLKYNQATPNFHQWRDARQVWGLNFGSKEDATLFANGMSHALEVLNSMADAGYATLPRPVSNGPSPEELEQQRRLEQQERERQERERQERERQERERLERERQAAAVTIPPAPPLAPGGPAPPPAPPPPPGPPPAVGIPPPPGPPPSGPPPAPPLPAAGGGGGGGPGGGGLAAALAGAKLRRVSKQEDAAPTSAIGRADSSRSSNSSIGGGGGDLMGEMSAILARRRKAADTGEKPPVKTQDNDDSEPQGQSDTLRRPWEKSSMTRNNSITKSMDSTSSLSQGSRAKPAANSNDAGGNDDSDLEKMKQEILEEVRKELQKVKEEIIGAFIQELQKRST
- the vaspb gene encoding vasodilator-stimulated phosphoprotein isoform X2; translation: MSESSICQARATVMIYDDGNKKWLPAGAGPQAFSRVQIYHNPTNNAFRIVGRKMQTDQQVVINCPIVRGLKYNQATPNFHQWRDARQVWGLNFGSKEDATLFANGMSHALEVLNSMADAGYATLPRPVSNGPSPEELEQQRRLEQQERERQERERQERERQERERLERERQAAAVTIPPAPPLAPGGPAPPPAPPPPPGPPPAVGIPPPPGPPPSGPPPAPPLPAAGGGGGGGPGGGGLAAALAGAKLRRVSKQEDAAPTSAIGRADSSRSSNSSIGGGGGDLMGEMSAILARRRKAADTGEKPPVKTQDNDDSEPQGQSDTLRRPWEKSSMTRAKPAANSNDAGGNDDSDLEKMKQEILEEVRKELQKVKEEIIGAFIQELQKRST